The genomic segment GAGGTTTTGTCCGTGTCCAATGAGCCCCCGCTACCTGTGTTGGCTCTGATGATTCTTTTGGCCGTCTTGACCGCTGCTTCGGCCCGCCCGTTTGACTGTGGGTACTGTGCTGAGGACAGGCGTGCAATGACACCCCACTTCTTGAGGAATTCCGACATTTCCTCGCTCGCCAGGTTCGGCCCCCCCATCAGTGGACAGCTGTTCCGGGGCGCCCCATCGCGTGAAGTACTGCCTCATTTGACTCTTGATTTTATTAGATGTAGCACCGTGTGGGAAATGGGCGAGTTCTAGCCATCCAGTGAGCCTGTCAGCGTAGACCATGTAGGTGTGCCCCTCATGCTGAAACATGTCCGCCACTGTGGATTGGAATGGGTACTCTGGGGGCGGCGTGATGACGAGTGTTTCTGAGGGCTGAGAGGGAGCGTGCGTCTCGCATGACGTGCACGACGCCCGGTAGTGCTGCAGGTCCCCTTCCAACCCGGGCCAGTATACACATTGCCTTGCCCTCCGCAGCATGGAATCTAGCCCTTGGTGACCAGCGTGTAAGTTTGCTCAGGAATCACGAGTCGCACACAACCCTGGTCAAAGGTGTATGTGACAAGGTCTTGAGAGACTGCCAACCGGTCCCTCACGCCATAGAACGGGCGCAGGCAGGCCACTTCTTGCGCCTTGTGCAGGTGCCAGTCCGCGGCCAACACTTTGGCCAGTAGTAGTTGGTAGACAGGGTCGTCGGCTGCAGATTTTCTCACCGCTGACTCGTCGAGAACGTGACCCTCGTGTTCGGCTGTGGCGATGACCACGGCTGCTACTGCCTCGGTGAGGTCCTCATCCAGGTTGGCGTCGGTGTCTGTGGTGGGGCTTCTGAGGGCTGGGTACCTGGACAGGAAGTCGGCTGCGGCGTTCCTTTTTCCTGGCAGATATTTGACTTGAAAGCGGTACTGTAGCGTTCGCTCCTTGAGCCGGAAGAGTCGTGGGTTGATGACTTCTGTGAGGGCCCTGTCCCCCAGCAGCTTGGTGAGAGGGCGGTGGTCGGTGACGATGGTGAGGTTCGGGCACCCCAACAAGAACAGCCGGGCTTTCTGGAggcaccacaccacagccaAGGTTTCCCCCTCTACCGCGGCGTAACCAGTCTCGGCGGCCGTGAGGTGGCGGCTTCCGCACAGGGCCAGACGCCAGCCCGCCCTGCAGCAGAAGGGAGCGGCAGCAGACGAGCAGTGGCAGAACTGCTGCAGGATAATGAATCCAATGCCCTCCCTGCTCCAGTCTGTGAGGGCAACTGTGGGGCGGGTTTTGTCGTAATATGCCAGGCCGTCCTTTGCAAGCTGGCATATGGTGTCCTGAGCGCGGCGGAATTTCTCCTGCAGGTGCTCGTCCCAGTACACAGCCTTTCCGCACGGCTTCTTCAGGAGCTCCTGAAGGCGTTCATGATTGGGGCTGTGGCGAGGAATGGGGCAAGTTGATTGACAAACCCGTACCACGACCTGATGTCTGAGATGGAGGGCTTGTCAGGCATCCTGAAGCTTTTGATTGCCGCTAGGCGCTCGTCTGTGGGTTTGTACTCCTCCCAGCCGAGGCGAAAACCCACGAAATCCACCTCCCTCCGTGCGAACTGGAATTTTTCAGGCTTCAAAGTAATCCCCTTGGCTGCACAGGTCGCCAGAAACTCGTACGTGTGCCAGAATGCGTCTTCGATGTTGCTGTCGTAGAGGAGGGTGTCGTCGATACACTTGTGCTTCCTCACGATGCCTTGGATGGCGTCATCGAAGCGCTTTGTGTATGCGTCGCCAGC from the Portunus trituberculatus isolate SZX2019 chromosome 48, ASM1759143v1, whole genome shotgun sequence genome contains:
- the LOC123498425 gene encoding uncharacterized protein LOC123498425 — its product is MLRRARQCVYWPGLEGDLQHYRASCTSCETHAPSQPSETLVITPPPEYPFQSTVADMFQHEGHTYMVYADRLTGWLELAHFPHAQYPQSNGRAEAAVKTAKRIIRANTGSGGSLDTDKTSLAVLQYLNTPLRSVNKSPAQLATGRQLRDGVPTARRHYKVDRHGKDAA